ACTCGAGGGCTAATTTCGCGTGTGCGATGCGTCCAGCGGCGTTGAGCCGGGGACCAAGCTTGTAGCCGATGTCCTCGGCGGTGACGTTCGGGCGGTCGATGCGTGCGACGTCCATCAGCGCGCGCAGGCCGGGGCGGCGTGTGCGCGCGAGCGCGCCGATGCCTGTGCGCATGAGGCGCCGGTTCTCATCGACCAGGGGCGCCATGTCGCAGACGGTGCCGAGCGCTGCGACATCGAGGTACGCCTCGGCGTCGAAGGGGCGACCGGCAGCGTCGTGGAGCGCGGACGCGACGTGGAACGCGAGGCCCGCGGTCGCAAGTTCGAGCATGCCGCCGGGCGTTGCACCGGGCAGCCTGGGATTGACGAGCGCGTTCGCGTCCGGGAGCGCCGGCGGCACCGTGTGGTGGTCGAGCACGATCACGTCCATGCCGATTTCGCGAGCGCGCGCCACTTCATGCACAGAACTCGTGCCACAGTCGGCGGTGACGAGCAGCGTGGCGCCATCGCGGCGCAGCCGTTCGATCGCCGGGACGTTGAGGCCGTAGCCCTCGCTGAAGCGATCCGGGACGTAGGGCACGGGCACGCCGCCGAGCGCGGCGATCGCTTGCGAAAGTTGCGCGGCGGAGGTCACGCCGTCAACGTCGAAGTCGCCGAAGATCGCTACCGTCTCGCGCTCGCGGACGGCGCGCAGCATGCGCTCGATCGCGATATCAAGCGCGGGCAGTGCGTACGGATCCGGCTGACCTTCAGGGGAGGCGAGAAAAGCGCGCGCGGACGCATCGGTCACGATCCCGCGCATCGCCAGCAGGCGGCCGATGAGATCGGGAAATTCACCTTGCGGGATCGCTTCGGGACGAGGGCGCCCGCGCCACCGACGCCGTCGCGACGGTGATTCGTCGGCGCGTGTCTCTTGCGTCGCGGAGAGCACCATGCGTTCGACTCTAACAGCAACGCGTCGCCAAGTCGAACACTTGTACGCGTCATAAGGTTCGCGCGTTGCGGCCGATGCTATCCGGGGGAGCTCCACCTGGGGGACTAGCACGGAGGAACAATGACGAAGATCCAGCTGAAGCTGGGCATTGCCATCGCGGCCGCTGCCCTGATGGTCGTTGGCGGGCCGGCGGCGGGAGGCGTTGTTCGCGCAGGCGAACGGACGCGCTTCCCGCAACCCGAGGAATGGACCGCGGTGATGGATTACCTGGAAGCGATCGCCGCGAACGAGACGAGGGCGCCGGCCACATCGCCGGATGCCGCGCCCGCCGAAGCGCCCATCGAATCGGCGCCGGTCGCACCGCCCGCCGCGCACGTCGAAGCTCCGGCCGTGCCCGCGGCGGTCATCGATACGGCGGCACCGGCGCCTGCCGTGCAACTCCCGAACGCAGGCACCGGCGGCGAAAGTCCCGCGTTGCCTATGACGATCGGGTTGCTGGCGCTGTCCGGCGTGGCGATCGTCGGGGCGGCACCCGCACTACGCATCGCGAGAGCGAGCGTGTAAGCACAGCAGATGGTCGCAGGAAGGCGCCGCTCCGGATGGAGCGGCGCCTTCATTCTCCGAGCGCCTTGCGGCGGCGGATCGGCTCGGCGTACTTCAAGCCGAATTTCCGGATCGCGGCATCGCGGATGATGGTCGCAGCTTCCTGCGGCGAATCCGTGAGATGGAACATCGCGAGATCGCCCCCACCGATCGTGCCGGCGGCCAGCAGGTGCGCGCGCATGTAATCGAGAAGCGGCGTCCAGAAATCGACGCCCATCAGGATGAGCGGGAAGTCCTTGATCTTGCCGGTCTGGATGAGCGTCGCGGCCTCGAAGATCTCGTCGAAGGTGCCGTAGCCGCCGGGCAAGGCGATGAAGGCGTACGAGTACTTCACGAGCATGACCTTACGCACGAAGAAGTAGCGGAACGTAAGCACGATATCTACGAACCTGTTCGATGCCTGTTCATGCGGGAGGACGATATTGACGCCGACGGAACGTCCGCCGGCTTCCCTGGCGCCGCGGTTCGCGCCTTCCATGACGCCGGGCCCGCCGCCGGTGATGATCGTGAATCCCGACCGCGCCAGTTCGGCTGCTGTCTGGCGCGCGAGCGCGTAGTAGCGGTGGTCGTCAGCGAAGCG
The sequence above is a segment of the Dehalococcoidia bacterium genome. Coding sequences within it:
- a CDS encoding TIGR00730 family Rossman fold protein codes for the protein MAEVEVEQQPPEAPGNPPPGKAYPEEVRFLAGPQSRLAELLRVLRIAWEFVRGFRTLHFVGPCVTVFGSARFADDHRYYALARQTAAELARSGFTIITGGGPGVMEGANRGAREAGGRSVGVNIVLPHEQASNRFVDIVLTFRYFFVRKVMLVKYSYAFIALPGGYGTFDEIFEAATLIQTGKIKDFPLILMGVDFWTPLLDYMRAHLLAAGTIGGGDLAMFHLTDSPQEAATIIRDAAIRKFGLKYAEPIRRRKALGE
- the recJ gene encoding single-stranded-DNA-specific exonuclease RecJ — its product is MVLSATQETRADESPSRRRRWRGRPRPEAIPQGEFPDLIGRLLAMRGIVTDASARAFLASPEGQPDPYALPALDIAIERMLRAVRERETVAIFGDFDVDGVTSAAQLSQAIAALGGVPVPYVPDRFSEGYGLNVPAIERLRRDGATLLVTADCGTSSVHEVARAREIGMDVIVLDHHTVPPALPDANALVNPRLPGATPGGMLELATAGLAFHVASALHDAAGRPFDAEAYLDVAALGTVCDMAPLVDENRRLMRTGIGALARTRRPGLRALMDVARIDRPNVTAEDIGYKLGPRLNAAGRIAHAKLALELLMTDDEERGMALALQLDALNRERQRKTSDAVQMATQMMGDREHPALIMIGHEEFSSGIVGLIAAKLVTLYGRPSVVYEIGDTTSRASCRSIDEFHITDALRAQPDLFVRFGGHRAAAGFTAENARIEEVRAHLVAEAERELAGRELAPVLEIDCNLPLSQLRGEELRWLTRLGPFGIGNPAPAFLARNVVVTETKWLGDGDKHRRLKLRDGATVWPAVAFDMAEIALAAGDNVDVVYTIEVSPAGMVGLRVEDLRPAGATSPPA